TTAAGCTTTGACGGAGGTTCAACTATAACTGCACCATTCATCTGTATAGTTTgaaaatttattttttatctgaaaaagaaaatgttagCCAACATTTACTCCAATATTTTGCCAGTTAAAACTAGCACGTTTGCTACATATTAAACTAGATGCCATTGCTATATCTTCCAATTTGACCATAAATCGTTCTGTGGCTTTTAATTAAATCCAGACACCAGCACTTGGAGCAGAGAAAATAGACAAAAGAAGCCAGAATGCACCAATACTCACTTTCTGCATTGAGAAAACGTATCGCCAAAAGTTCAGGCTTTGGGCTTTCGTCTGCAAAGTCTGCTAGTGTGTTCCATACCCAGGCTCTGTCACTGCCAGCGTTGGGCTTCAGCTCCATCATCGTAGTAACTGAGACGCAGAGGAGAGGGGTCTGATTAATGCCGAGCATGCTACAGAGAGATGTACAACAACCATTATATTCGATCAATTATAGATTACCTTCTGAGAGTACCAATGTAACAGTGAAAGATAATTGCTCAACAAAGAAAGCTACTTACCCAAAGCTTAATATACTCATTTGAAATTGATTTAGTCTTATATGGGTTAAGTGTTGCACAGGAATTTATGTCTTTATTAAACCGTTATGGAGCCTCCTATTCTTTTCATAGTTAGCACACGAAACCTACAACAAGCATCAGCGACCACTTGGGCTCTTATTATTGATCAATGGAATTGCTCACTCTGGTGATTAGCGCAGATCTTCAAGGTCCGGTCTCTCCTCATGAGCAAGCGAATGGTGCCCTTCTCTTTGTGTTTCAGCAGCTTCACGTCCCCGgttcccctctccttccactCTGGGGGGTCGTTGTCAGAGGAGAAGCGGTAGAGCTTGGCCCgcctggagggggagaaggaaacAGGCAAGAGAGACGCTTGAATGGTTTCCTTCCACTGAGCATGCATTTGATAGTCTGTGCTCTTGTCTAGTTCTTTACAAACCTGCCTTAGCAGCGTTACTCCAATTTGGATTCAGCACTTAACCTTTTTTGCAGTCTCACTTGTCACTTTGGATgaactagtagtagtagttactTTTTATGCATAAATGCAAGGCCATATACTTACTTTATTGATTATGAATTATGCCAAATTACATTTTGTCCTCATCAATTATGTGACATCAAAAGACTACTAGtacaaatataatatatataatacagctGAAAGTAGGTTGGGTGAGATATAAGTATAAAACCCTGCCACCAATGCTTGAGGTCTCATTTTAGGCTAGTATCAGCAGATCACTTCTAAAATTGGAATGATTTGGTATATCCAACTCTTTAGCTCTTGGATACACTTTTAACGACTACGTTTGTATGTAAAGGATTTTTTGGGGATGCTTACATTTTGAAaagctcctcctcatcctcctctagTGTCTTCACCTCCTGCTCAGGGAGGGAGACGATGGGCTCAAATTGGGGGTCATGGTTGGAGTCTTCTGCAGTGTCTGGATCATGTTCTTCTTGTGCGTCCTGTAAagataatcatcatcatcacgtgATCATGTACATAAAAGTCTGGGAACGTTGGTCGAAATAGAGGGCGTGTCATCTAAACGCTGGCAAATGGAGGGATTTAAGAGCTCATGCTTGTTAGTTTGGGCTTTTGTTATGGGAACCTGTTGAACATTGCTGCTGCTGAGCCAAGCAACTTCATGTGCGGAAAGATTTTGCGATTGCAAATGCACAACAAGCATACacttgaaaaaacaaaaaaaaaagttgatagCATGGTATGGAAATAAATTTAGAAAACTATATTGGTTTAGTTGGTTTCTGTCTTTATGGGCGAGATCAGTTTAATGTATCCGTTTAATAATTGCACTTGCGGTGAATGTAGAgaaattgttttatctttgagTTAACTGGAAACAAAAGGGTGGGCTTTGAGTTTCCCCAAATACTTATGAATCCGCTAACGTTAGAGCAACGAGTAGATGTAAATATGTCGCTAGTTTGCTACCTACAATTGCGTATTCGGGCCAATCACGATCTAGATAAGCCCACGGGATGTACCAGGATGGTTATTTgtctaaaataaaaaaggttccTGCAAACTTG
Above is a genomic segment from Gadus morhua chromosome 6, gadMor3.0, whole genome shotgun sequence containing:
- the ranbp1 gene encoding ran-specific GTPase-activating protein; protein product: MADPKDAQEEHDPDTAEDSNHDPQFEPIVSLPEQEVKTLEEDEEELFKMRAKLYRFSSDNDPPEWKERGTGDVKLLKHKEKGTIRLLMRRDRTLKICANHQITTMMELKPNAGSDRAWVWNTLADFADESPKPELLAIRFLNAENAQKFKVKFDECKEEVRKSTEEDSDDETTKKVAEKLEELSVKEDKTVEEKDQVEEKKEDVKAEEKK